A section of the Neorhizobium galegae bv. orientalis str. HAMBI 540 genome encodes:
- a CDS encoding bifunctional aminoglycoside phosphotransferase/ATP-binding protein: protein MMTQDQSKTAAFLANPASYGPAVPVERMETHISLIFLVGDRVYKLKKALKLPYLDFSTAAIREDACRKEVALNSETAPGLYIGARRITRSDAGTLEFDGDGPLVDAVVEMTRFEQGQLFDRMAIAGHLTQELMTQTARMIAFYHRRAPAVSKGGGAANIEAVLDINDAGFATSHVFGAGEVAKLSEIFRSRLVQHSELLDQRALAGKVRRCHGDLHLRNICLLGGKPCLFDCIEFNLGIATVDVLYDLAFLLMDLWHRGFPDLANLVMNRYLDETDDEDGFCLLPFLMAIRAAVRAHVTATQAEEPGQDAARLGQEAKSYFDLAHGLLRETSPRLIAIGGLSGSGKTTVADRLAAKVGAPPGARIVESDRIRKALHGVSAETRLPVSAYQPDVSRKVYREMARHAERILAQGGSVVADAVFDDPDNRHLMEAAAAKTHASFQGIWLEADPELLWLRVRERAGGPSDATTDVLSGQLARKPTDITWRHLDASKEPDAVAAAILHE, encoded by the coding sequence ATGATGACACAAGATCAGAGCAAGACGGCGGCCTTTCTGGCCAACCCGGCATCCTATGGGCCAGCAGTCCCCGTCGAGCGGATGGAGACGCATATCTCGTTGATTTTCCTCGTTGGCGACCGAGTCTACAAGCTGAAGAAGGCGCTCAAACTTCCCTATCTCGATTTTTCGACCGCCGCAATCCGCGAGGATGCCTGCCGCAAGGAAGTCGCGCTGAACAGCGAGACTGCTCCCGGTCTCTATATCGGCGCGCGGCGGATCACCCGCTCGGACGCCGGCACTTTGGAGTTTGATGGCGACGGGCCGCTCGTCGATGCCGTCGTCGAAATGACCCGGTTCGAACAGGGCCAGCTCTTCGACCGGATGGCGATCGCTGGCCATCTGACGCAGGAGTTGATGACGCAGACCGCCCGGATGATCGCGTTCTATCATCGCCGTGCACCGGCTGTCTCGAAGGGAGGCGGGGCGGCAAATATTGAGGCTGTTCTCGACATCAACGATGCCGGGTTTGCGACCAGCCATGTCTTCGGTGCGGGAGAGGTGGCGAAACTCAGCGAGATCTTCCGGTCACGGCTCGTGCAACACAGCGAACTTCTCGACCAGCGCGCGCTGGCGGGCAAGGTCCGCCGCTGCCATGGCGATCTTCACTTGCGCAATATTTGCCTGCTGGGCGGCAAGCCATGCCTGTTCGACTGCATCGAATTCAATCTCGGGATCGCCACCGTCGATGTCCTCTATGACCTTGCCTTTCTGCTGATGGATCTCTGGCACCGCGGTTTCCCCGACCTCGCCAATCTGGTGATGAACCGCTATCTCGATGAAACCGACGACGAGGATGGGTTCTGCCTGCTGCCGTTCCTGATGGCGATCAGGGCCGCGGTCCGCGCGCATGTGACGGCAACCCAGGCCGAAGAGCCAGGCCAGGATGCCGCCAGACTGGGGCAGGAAGCGAAGTCCTATTTCGATCTCGCCCATGGTCTTCTGAGGGAAACGTCGCCGCGCCTGATCGCGATCGGCGGCCTCAGCGGTTCCGGCAAGACGACGGTCGCGGATCGCTTGGCCGCCAAGGTCGGCGCGCCGCCGGGTGCGAGGATCGTCGAAAGCGATCGTATCCGGAAAGCCCTGCATGGGGTCTCGGCGGAGACGAGGCTTCCCGTTTCCGCCTATCAACCCGATGTATCGAGGAAGGTCTATCGCGAGATGGCGAGGCATGCGGAACGGATTCTGGCTCAGGGAGGATCCGTCGTCGCTGACGCAGTCTTCGACGATCCAGACAACCGGCACCTCATGGAGGCTGCTGCTGCAAAGACCCATGCCAGCTTTCAGGGCATCTGGCTCGAGGCAGATCCGGAACTGCTCTGGCTGCGGGTCCGCGAACGGGCAGGAGGCCCCTCGGATGCCACCACGGACGTGCTGTCCGGGCAATTGGCCCGTAAGCCCACGGATATAACCTGGCGGCATCTCGATGCGTCGAAAGAGCCCGATGCGGTTGCCGCCGCGATCCTGCACGAATGA
- a CDS encoding MFS transporter produces MTNPSSNRALVIAAVMASMAMIAIEATIVSTAMPQIAAQLGQLNLYSWVFSSFLLAQTAMTVVFGKLSDIYGRKPIILFGTAVFLIASVLAGFAWSMPSMIAFRLLQGVGAGAIQPVIMTVVGDLYPGAERGKVQGYLASVWALSAVVGPLLGSIIVHSLPWAWVFWINVPIGIMSAIGFIIYLHEEKQTRTASIDFLGAGLFAVAISALMIALTETEGATGYLFVSLAIFLVSFLLFIWQERRASAPMVSLELWLKRPIAFANTAVFLSSMAIMGLTTFLPMYVQTVLNRSPLVAGFTLTMLLVGWPSGGTFASRMFPRFGLRPLMIAGSLFVPVGAFLLVLLTPESSPVQAGAGSLLMGFGMGLLNISGLVIIQDNVGWSERGSATASNVFSRNLGSTLGAALLGAVLTYGLANSVAGPITSDQLRDLLQGVGGGLAAGSPIRSALQHALHMTFIAMFLITALIIVACLCVPGVTKRTEAVQES; encoded by the coding sequence ATGACAAATCCAAGCTCCAACCGGGCGCTCGTCATTGCGGCCGTCATGGCAAGCATGGCGATGATCGCAATCGAGGCGACGATCGTCTCGACGGCCATGCCGCAGATCGCCGCCCAGCTCGGTCAATTGAACCTCTATAGCTGGGTCTTCTCTTCCTTCCTGCTGGCACAGACCGCGATGACCGTGGTGTTCGGCAAGCTCTCCGATATCTACGGCCGCAAGCCGATCATCCTGTTCGGTACGGCGGTTTTCCTGATCGCCTCCGTTCTGGCAGGTTTCGCCTGGTCAATGCCGTCGATGATCGCCTTCCGGCTGTTGCAGGGCGTCGGTGCCGGTGCGATCCAGCCGGTCATCATGACCGTCGTCGGCGATCTGTATCCGGGGGCGGAACGTGGCAAGGTCCAGGGATATCTGGCCAGCGTCTGGGCGCTTTCTGCGGTCGTCGGGCCGCTGCTCGGCAGCATCATCGTCCACAGCCTGCCCTGGGCCTGGGTGTTCTGGATCAACGTGCCGATCGGCATCATGTCGGCGATTGGCTTCATCATATACCTGCACGAAGAAAAGCAGACCCGGACGGCATCGATCGACTTTCTGGGAGCAGGCCTCTTCGCCGTGGCCATTTCCGCGCTGATGATCGCACTCACCGAAACCGAAGGCGCCACCGGCTATCTGTTCGTTTCGCTGGCGATCTTCCTCGTCAGCTTCCTGCTGTTCATCTGGCAGGAGCGGCGCGCCTCGGCCCCGATGGTTTCCCTGGAACTCTGGCTGAAGCGGCCGATCGCTTTTGCCAATACGGCGGTCTTTCTTTCCAGCATGGCGATCATGGGGCTGACGACCTTTCTGCCGATGTACGTGCAGACGGTGCTTAACCGCTCGCCGCTGGTGGCCGGTTTCACGCTAACCATGCTGCTGGTCGGCTGGCCGAGCGGCGGGACCTTCGCCTCGCGGATGTTCCCGCGCTTCGGACTGCGGCCGCTGATGATCGCCGGCAGCCTCTTCGTTCCGGTCGGGGCGTTTCTCCTGGTGCTGCTGACGCCGGAAAGCTCGCCTGTCCAGGCAGGCGCCGGCTCGCTCCTGATGGGCTTCGGCATGGGCCTGCTCAATATCTCAGGCCTGGTGATCATCCAGGACAATGTCGGCTGGTCAGAACGCGGCAGCGCGACCGCCTCCAACGTCTTTTCCCGCAATCTCGGCAGCACGCTCGGCGCAGCACTTCTCGGCGCCGTCCTGACCTACGGGCTTGCCAATTCGGTCGCGGGGCCGATCACGTCCGATCAGTTGCGCGATCTGCTGCAGGGCGTCGGCGGCGGACTTGCGGCCGGTTCGCCCATCCGGTCCGCACTTCAGCATGCGCTGCATATGACCTTCATCGCGATGTTCCTGATCACTGCGCTCATCATCGTCGCCTGCCTCTGCGTGCCCGGTGTGACGAAGCGCACCGAGGCGGTGCAGGAAAGCTGA
- the msrA gene encoding peptide-methionine (S)-S-oxide reductase MsrA: MKNRTKTPYTLTAFAGAALVLAGLTFGATTNATAEEGIAIPAPAIDQAASTAATETAIFAGGCFWGVQGVFQHVEGVKNAVSGYAGGAKDTAAYETVGYGKTGHAESVRVTFDPKKVTYGHLLQIYFSVAHDPTQLNRQGPDTGTQYRSTVFPTSEDQARVAKAYIDQLNKAKIFHAAIATTIEPGKAFYPAEAYHQDFLTQNPTYPYIVYNDLPKIENLKKLFPSDYRDKPVLVAQAGIGN, encoded by the coding sequence ATGAAAAACAGAACGAAAACACCCTATACTCTCACCGCCTTTGCCGGCGCGGCGCTGGTCCTGGCCGGGCTGACCTTCGGCGCGACCACCAACGCCACGGCCGAGGAGGGAATTGCCATCCCCGCTCCGGCGATCGACCAGGCGGCGAGCACGGCTGCGACCGAAACCGCCATCTTCGCCGGCGGCTGTTTCTGGGGTGTCCAGGGCGTGTTCCAGCATGTCGAAGGTGTCAAGAACGCTGTCTCCGGATATGCCGGCGGCGCCAAGGATACCGCCGCCTACGAGACGGTCGGTTACGGCAAGACGGGCCATGCGGAATCGGTCCGGGTAACCTTCGACCCGAAAAAGGTCACCTACGGGCACCTGCTGCAGATCTATTTCTCGGTCGCGCATGATCCGACCCAGCTCAACCGCCAGGGGCCGGATACCGGTACGCAGTATCGCTCGACGGTCTTCCCGACCAGCGAGGATCAGGCCCGCGTCGCCAAGGCCTATATCGACCAGCTCAACAAGGCCAAAATCTTCCATGCGGCGATTGCTACGACCATTGAACCGGGCAAGGCCTTCTATCCGGCGGAAGCCTACCATCAGGACTTCCTGACCCAGAACCCTACCTACCCCTATATCGTCTATAACGACCTGCCGAAGATCGAGAACCTGAAGAAGCTGTTCCCGAGCGACTACCGCGACAAACCGGTTCTGGTCGCGCAGGCCGGCATCGGCAACTGA
- the msrB gene encoding peptide-methionine (R)-S-oxide reductase MsrB: protein MMNRRIFLAGSALALAVVPLAASIRSTFAAAGNSFPVTHTADEWRKLLTPEQYNILREEGTEYPGSSALLNEHRKGTFACVGCDQALFSSETKFESGTGWPSFWAPLKDAVGTVSDTTLGMVRVAVHCARCGGHLGHVFDDGPKPTGLRYCMNGAVMKFRAVSA from the coding sequence ATGATGAACAGACGCATATTCCTGGCCGGCAGCGCGCTGGCACTCGCCGTAGTCCCTCTGGCCGCGAGCATCCGCTCGACGTTCGCGGCGGCTGGCAACAGTTTCCCCGTGACCCATACGGCGGACGAGTGGCGCAAGCTTTTGACGCCGGAGCAGTACAATATCCTGCGCGAGGAAGGCACCGAATATCCCGGCAGCAGCGCGCTCCTCAATGAACACCGCAAGGGCACGTTCGCCTGCGTCGGCTGTGATCAGGCGCTTTTCTCGTCGGAAACGAAATTCGAAAGCGGCACCGGCTGGCCGAGCTTCTGGGCGCCCCTCAAGGACGCCGTCGGCACGGTAAGCGACACGACGCTCGGCATGGTCCGCGTCGCCGTTCATTGCGCCCGTTGCGGAGGCCATCTCGGCCATGTCTTCGACGATGGACCGAAGCCGACCGGCCTGCGCTACTGCATGAACGGCGCGGTCATGAAATTCCGTGCCGTATCGGCCTGA
- the adhP gene encoding alcohol dehydrogenase AdhP, giving the protein MTRTMKAAVVHQFGKPLAIECVPVPVPGPGEILVKVMACGVCHTDLHAADGDWPVKPNPPFIPGHEAAGIVVELGPGVTGLKEGDAVGVAWLHDACLSCEYCETGWETLCEHQHNTGYSCNGGFAEYVIASAAFAARLPQNVDFAAISPILCAGVTTYKGLKETEARPGEWVAISGIGGLGHVAIQYAKAMGFHVVALDVSPEKLELARSLGADLAVDARSLSAVEDTLKATGGGAHGVLVTAVSPPAFSQAIRMVRRKGTVSLVGLPPGEFPTPIFDVVLKRITVRGSIVGTRRDLDEAIAFATEGKVKAEIHKAPLEDINDIFARLKDGKIDGRMVLDFS; this is encoded by the coding sequence ATGACGCGAACGATGAAAGCCGCTGTCGTGCATCAATTCGGCAAACCGCTTGCGATCGAGTGTGTCCCGGTGCCCGTGCCGGGGCCTGGCGAAATCCTCGTCAAGGTCATGGCCTGCGGCGTCTGCCACACCGACCTTCACGCCGCCGATGGCGACTGGCCGGTCAAGCCCAACCCGCCGTTCATTCCCGGACATGAGGCGGCCGGCATCGTCGTTGAGCTCGGCCCGGGCGTGACAGGATTGAAGGAAGGCGACGCCGTCGGCGTTGCCTGGCTGCACGACGCATGCCTTAGCTGCGAATATTGCGAGACCGGCTGGGAGACGCTTTGCGAGCACCAGCACAATACCGGCTATAGCTGCAATGGCGGATTTGCCGAATATGTCATCGCATCCGCCGCCTTCGCCGCAAGACTGCCGCAGAATGTCGACTTTGCGGCAATCTCGCCGATCCTCTGCGCTGGCGTGACCACCTACAAAGGCCTCAAGGAGACCGAAGCGAGGCCCGGCGAATGGGTGGCGATTTCCGGCATCGGCGGGCTCGGCCACGTCGCAATTCAATATGCCAAGGCGATGGGTTTCCATGTGGTGGCACTCGACGTCAGCCCGGAAAAGCTGGAGCTTGCCCGCAGCCTCGGCGCCGATCTCGCCGTCGACGCTCGTTCTCTGAGCGCCGTCGAGGACACGCTGAAGGCAACCGGCGGCGGCGCGCATGGCGTTCTGGTCACCGCCGTCTCGCCGCCGGCTTTCTCCCAGGCGATCCGGATGGTGAGACGCAAGGGAACTGTCAGCCTGGTCGGCCTACCGCCCGGCGAGTTCCCGACGCCGATCTTTGACGTCGTACTCAAACGTATCACGGTGCGCGGCTCGATCGTCGGGACACGACGCGATCTCGACGAGGCGATCGCCTTTGCCACGGAAGGCAAGGTCAAGGCGGAGATCCACAAGGCGCCGCTCGAAGACATCAACGACATCTTCGCACGCCTGAAGGACGGCAAGATTGACGGGCGTATGGTGCTGGATTTTTCGTAA
- a CDS encoding DUF6481 family protein: MRHPSDNSFAERRKTAADAKRELLAKFASAPKLTDPAVQERRAEREALAAAREARRAEREALKAAENERQLQEAAALAAAAEAHEKAAAEAQQAETNARVARVVADEAARKAERDRRYAARKARQG, from the coding sequence TTGAGACACCCGAGCGACAACAGCTTTGCCGAGCGCCGCAAGACAGCGGCGGATGCCAAGCGAGAGCTTTTGGCGAAGTTTGCGTCCGCCCCTAAACTGACCGATCCCGCCGTGCAGGAACGACGCGCCGAACGCGAGGCCCTTGCCGCCGCGAGAGAAGCCCGCCGTGCCGAGCGCGAAGCGCTGAAGGCGGCGGAGAACGAACGCCAGCTGCAGGAAGCTGCCGCATTGGCCGCAGCCGCGGAAGCCCATGAAAAGGCCGCAGCCGAGGCCCAGCAAGCGGAAACCAACGCCCGGGTTGCCCGGGTCGTTGCCGATGAAGCCGCCCGCAAGGCGGAGCGCGATCGTCGTTACGCGGCACGCAAGGCCCGTCAGGGCTGA
- a CDS encoding DUF1488 family protein, which translates to MTLIFPNRSRSFDEARKVVRFLGYDGMFEVRFFVEAEALASRTATGMSENDYLQAFDAARSSIQDAAMRAYRPNRGTTYTLTAADLG; encoded by the coding sequence ATGACCCTGATATTTCCGAACAGAAGCCGCAGTTTCGACGAAGCGCGCAAGGTCGTTCGCTTCCTGGGCTATGACGGCATGTTCGAAGTCAGATTTTTCGTGGAAGCCGAAGCACTCGCCAGCAGGACGGCGACGGGCATGTCGGAGAACGATTACCTCCAGGCCTTTGATGCGGCCAGATCCAGCATCCAGGATGCCGCAATGAGGGCATATCGCCCCAACCGGGGCACTACCTATACGCTGACGGCGGCCGATCTCGGCTAA
- a CDS encoding bifunctional enoyl-CoA hydratase/phosphate acetyltransferase, whose product MDIMLRHHGRYEAIIRQAISLPAMRTAVVHPCSTETLRSAVELKEQGLLDPILVGPEHKIRAIADAAELSLAGIDIEPVEHSHAAADRSVELASTAKVAALMKGSLHSDELLSAVVAPASKLKTGRRMSHVYVMDIPAYDKLLIVTDAAINIQPDLDRKRDICQNAVDLMHLLGVAKPLVAVLAAVETVNSKMPSTLDAAALTVMAARGQIEGAVVDGPLAFDNAISIEAAQAKCITSPVAGRADILLVPDLEAGNMLAKQLIYFAGADAAGLVLGARVPIILTSRADPAKVRTASAALARLMAAKRLEARMPL is encoded by the coding sequence GTGGACATCATGCTCAGACATCACGGCCGTTACGAGGCCATCATCCGCCAAGCGATTTCGCTGCCGGCGATGCGGACGGCAGTCGTGCATCCATGCTCGACCGAAACGCTGCGCTCTGCCGTGGAACTCAAGGAACAAGGCCTTCTCGATCCGATCCTGGTCGGCCCGGAGCACAAGATCAGGGCGATAGCGGACGCCGCCGAACTTTCGCTTGCCGGCATCGACATCGAGCCTGTCGAGCACAGCCATGCGGCGGCCGACCGCAGCGTCGAACTTGCCTCGACAGCCAAGGTCGCTGCCCTGATGAAAGGCAGCCTGCACAGCGACGAATTGCTTTCGGCGGTGGTCGCGCCGGCGTCGAAACTGAAGACCGGGCGGCGCATGAGCCATGTCTACGTCATGGACATTCCGGCCTATGACAAGCTGCTGATCGTCACCGACGCGGCAATCAACATCCAGCCGGACCTCGACCGGAAGCGCGACATCTGCCAGAATGCGGTCGATCTCATGCATCTTCTCGGCGTCGCAAAGCCGCTTGTGGCGGTGTTGGCCGCCGTCGAGACCGTCAACAGCAAGATGCCCTCGACGCTGGACGCGGCGGCCTTGACCGTCATGGCAGCGCGCGGACAGATCGAAGGAGCGGTCGTCGACGGTCCGCTCGCCTTCGACAATGCAATCAGCATCGAGGCCGCGCAGGCAAAGTGTATCACCTCTCCGGTCGCCGGCCGGGCGGATATCCTGCTGGTTCCCGATCTCGAAGCCGGCAATATGCTCGCCAAGCAGCTCATTTATTTCGCCGGTGCAGACGCCGCAGGACTGGTCCTCGGCGCCCGGGTTCCTATCATACTGACAAGCCGCGCAGACCCGGCCAAGGTTCGAACCGCGTCGGCCGCTCTTGCGAGGCTCATGGCTGCGAAACGACTTGAAGCAAGGATGCCTCTATGA
- a CDS encoding phosphoketolase family protein, with protein MQLKTIEPENHETTAEELALIDRYWRAANYLSVGQIYLLDNPLLKEPLKPEHIKPRLLGHWGTTPGLNFIYAHLNRIIRNRDLSMIYVCGPGHGGPGMVASTYLEGSYSEIYPEIGEDTAGMRKLFRQFSFPGGIPSHAAPETPGSIHEGGELGYALVHAFGAAFDNPDLVVACVVGDGEAETGPLAASWHSNKFLNPARDGAVLPILHLNGYKIANPTLLGRMADEDIDHLFRGYGYEPFFVEGHEPDKMHRQMAATFHAAFDRIRAIQGQARAGKAPEACPRWPMIVLRSPKGWTGPKEVDGKMVEGFWRAHQVPVSGCREDDGHRKILEDWMRSYDPEDLFDGNGRLKEELRALSPGGERRMGANPHANGGLVRKELIVPDIRAYAVPVKTRGADMVQTTEILGRYLRDVLKLNDINSNFRIFGPDETESNRLGNVFEVTDRVWMERIEPYDVHLSRDGRVMEVLSEHLCQGWLEGYLLTGRHGFFSCYEAFIHIVDSMFNQHAKWLKVSRELPWRKPVSSLNYLLTSHVWRQDHNGFSHQDPGFVDLVANKKADIVRIYLPPDANTLLWIGDHCLKTWDRVNVIVAGKQPEPQWLTMDEAIRHCEAGIGIWDWAGNESGAVEPDVVMACAGDVPTLETLAAVSLLREAIPDLRIRVVNVVDLLALQSQDQHPHGLPDEEFDRLFTTDRPVIFAYHGYPYLIHRLTYKRTNHQNIHVRGFIEEGTTTTPFDMTVLNELDRFHLAIEAIERVPGLEEKAASVVEMLKSKLDEHTRYVREHGEDMPEIQKWKWPAR; from the coding sequence ATGCAACTCAAGACCATCGAGCCGGAAAACCATGAGACGACGGCGGAGGAACTGGCGCTCATCGACCGCTACTGGCGGGCGGCGAACTATCTCTCCGTCGGGCAGATCTATCTGCTCGACAACCCGCTCTTGAAAGAGCCGCTGAAGCCGGAGCATATCAAGCCGCGGTTGCTCGGCCACTGGGGCACCACGCCCGGCCTCAACTTCATCTATGCGCATCTCAACCGGATCATCCGCAACCGCGATCTCAGCATGATCTATGTCTGCGGTCCCGGCCATGGCGGGCCGGGCATGGTCGCCAGCACCTATCTCGAAGGCAGCTATAGCGAGATTTATCCGGAGATCGGCGAGGACACGGCCGGTATGCGAAAACTGTTCCGGCAGTTCTCGTTCCCGGGCGGCATTCCGAGCCATGCGGCGCCGGAAACGCCCGGTTCCATCCATGAGGGCGGCGAACTCGGCTACGCGCTGGTGCACGCCTTCGGCGCGGCCTTCGACAATCCGGACCTCGTCGTCGCCTGCGTCGTCGGCGACGGCGAGGCCGAAACCGGGCCGCTTGCCGCGAGTTGGCATTCGAACAAGTTCCTGAACCCTGCCCGCGACGGTGCCGTGCTGCCGATCCTGCATCTCAACGGCTACAAGATCGCCAACCCGACGCTGCTCGGCCGCATGGCCGACGAGGATATCGACCATCTTTTCCGCGGTTACGGCTATGAGCCTTTCTTCGTGGAAGGTCACGAACCGGACAAGATGCACCGGCAGATGGCCGCGACCTTCCACGCTGCCTTCGACCGCATCCGGGCGATCCAGGGCCAAGCCCGCGCGGGCAAGGCGCCCGAAGCCTGCCCGCGCTGGCCGATGATCGTGCTGCGCAGCCCGAAAGGCTGGACCGGGCCGAAGGAGGTCGACGGCAAGATGGTCGAAGGTTTCTGGCGCGCCCATCAGGTGCCGGTCTCGGGCTGCCGCGAGGATGACGGTCACCGCAAGATCCTCGAGGACTGGATGCGGAGCTATGACCCAGAAGACCTCTTCGACGGCAATGGCCGGCTGAAGGAGGAGCTACGCGCGCTCTCGCCGGGGGGAGAACGCCGCATGGGGGCCAACCCGCATGCCAATGGCGGCCTCGTCCGCAAGGAACTCATCGTGCCCGACATCCGCGCCTATGCGGTACCTGTGAAGACGCGAGGTGCCGACATGGTCCAGACGACGGAAATCCTCGGCAGATACCTGCGCGACGTGCTGAAGCTCAACGATATTAATTCCAACTTCCGGATCTTCGGCCCCGACGAGACCGAGTCGAACCGGCTCGGCAATGTCTTCGAGGTCACCGACCGTGTCTGGATGGAAAGGATCGAGCCCTACGACGTACATCTGTCGCGCGACGGCCGGGTGATGGAGGTGCTTTCCGAGCATCTCTGCCAGGGCTGGCTGGAAGGTTATCTGCTGACCGGCCGGCACGGCTTCTTCTCGTGCTACGAGGCCTTCATCCACATCGTCGATTCGATGTTCAACCAGCACGCCAAGTGGCTGAAAGTGTCGCGCGAGCTGCCGTGGCGCAAGCCCGTTTCCTCGCTCAACTACCTGCTGACCTCGCATGTCTGGCGGCAGGACCACAACGGCTTCTCCCACCAGGACCCCGGCTTCGTCGATCTCGTCGCCAACAAGAAGGCGGATATCGTGCGCATCTACCTGCCGCCGGATGCCAATACGCTTCTATGGATCGGCGACCACTGCCTGAAGACCTGGGACCGCGTCAACGTCATCGTTGCCGGCAAGCAGCCCGAGCCGCAATGGCTGACGATGGATGAGGCGATCCGGCATTGCGAAGCCGGCATCGGCATCTGGGACTGGGCAGGCAACGAGAGCGGCGCGGTCGAGCCGGACGTGGTGATGGCCTGCGCCGGCGACGTGCCGACCCTGGAGACGCTTGCGGCAGTCTCCCTGTTGCGCGAAGCGATCCCCGACTTGAGGATCCGCGTCGTCAATGTCGTCGACCTGCTCGCCCTGCAATCTCAGGACCAGCATCCGCACGGACTGCCGGACGAAGAATTCGACCGATTGTTCACCACCGACCGGCCGGTGATCTTCGCCTATCACGGCTATCCCTACCTCATCCACCGGCTGACCTACAAACGCACCAACCACCAGAACATCCATGTGCGCGGCTTCATCGAGGAAGGCACGACGACGACGCCCTTCGACATGACGGTGCTGAACGAACTCGACCGGTTCCACCTCGCCATCGAGGCCATCGAGCGCGTTCCGGGGCTTGAGGAAAAGGCCGCCAGCGTGGTCGAGATGCTGAAGAGCAAGCTTGACGAACATACCCGTTATGTCCGCGAACATGGCGAGGACATGCCGGAAATCCAGAAATGGAAATGGCCGGCGCGCTGA
- a CDS encoding cold-shock protein, whose product MATGTVKWFNATKGFGFIQPDDGSADVFVHISAVERAGMSSIVEGQKLGFELERDRKSGKMSAGQLQAA is encoded by the coding sequence ATGGCCACTGGCACAGTTAAATGGTTCAATGCCACCAAGGGCTTCGGCTTCATTCAGCCTGACGACGGCAGCGCCGACGTCTTCGTTCACATCTCGGCCGTCGAACGCGCCGGCATGAGCTCGATCGTTGAAGGCCAGAAGCTCGGCTTTGAACTTGAGCGTGACCGCAAGTCGGGCAAGATGTCCGCAGGCCAGCTTCAGGCTGCCTAA
- a CDS encoding fatty acid desaturase has protein sequence MNARAYAPAPDTEDDVGAWLKILSKYRQPRFGRSSFELLVTVLPFAVLWAGAYISVFLGFPIGLILVLPAAAFLLRLFMIQHDCGHGSFFARRRLDNWTGRVLGVLTLTPYDYWRRAHAAHHASAGNLDERGVGDITTLTITEYQALPWSRRLAYRLYRHPLVMFGIGPAWLFLFKQRLPFGMMGSGALPWISTMATNLAIAVLAALMIWAIGLVPFLLVHLPIVLIAGAAGVWLFYVQHQFEETHWSKTEDWQFPESALHGASHYDLPLVLRWLTGNIGIHHVHHLSSRIPYYRLPEVLRDHPELAGIGRITLWQSIQCVKLVLWDEKSRKLLSFRDAAKAAKTS, from the coding sequence ATGAACGCCAGAGCCTATGCGCCAGCGCCCGATACCGAAGACGATGTCGGCGCGTGGCTGAAGATTCTTTCTAAATATCGGCAGCCGCGTTTCGGACGCAGCAGCTTCGAACTGCTTGTCACGGTGCTGCCGTTCGCCGTCCTCTGGGCCGGCGCCTATATTTCCGTATTCCTGGGTTTCCCGATCGGGCTGATCCTCGTCCTTCCCGCCGCCGCTTTTCTGCTGCGGCTGTTCATGATCCAGCATGATTGCGGGCACGGCTCGTTCTTCGCACGTCGACGCTTGGACAATTGGACCGGACGCGTGCTGGGAGTGCTGACCCTGACGCCTTATGATTACTGGCGCCGGGCACATGCCGCCCACCACGCCTCGGCTGGAAACCTCGACGAACGCGGCGTCGGCGACATCACCACGCTGACGATCACAGAATATCAGGCCCTTCCCTGGTCGCGCCGGCTCGCCTATCGCCTTTACCGCCATCCGCTGGTAATGTTCGGCATCGGACCCGCCTGGCTTTTCCTCTTCAAGCAGCGCCTGCCCTTCGGAATGATGGGTTCCGGCGCCCTGCCCTGGATTTCCACGATGGCGACCAATCTCGCGATCGCTGTTCTTGCGGCCTTGATGATATGGGCGATCGGGCTGGTGCCCTTTCTGCTGGTCCACCTGCCGATCGTGCTGATCGCAGGGGCCGCCGGCGTCTGGCTCTTCTACGTTCAGCACCAGTTCGAGGAGACCCATTGGTCGAAGACCGAGGACTGGCAGTTTCCGGAGTCCGCCCTTCACGGCGCCTCCCATTACGACCTCCCGCTGGTGCTTCGGTGGCTGACCGGCAATATCGGCATCCACCACGTCCACCACCTGTCGAGCAGGATTCCCTACTACCGGCTGCCCGAGGTGCTGCGCGATCACCCCGAACTGGCCGGCATCGGCCGCATAACGCTTTGGCAGAGTATCCAATGCGTCAAACTCGTGCTCTGGGACGAAAAGAGCCGAAAGCTCCTGTCGTTTCGCGATGCCGCCAAGGCGGCGAAGACTTCTTAA